The following DNA comes from Palaemon carinicauda isolate YSFRI2023 chromosome 22, ASM3689809v2, whole genome shotgun sequence.
attctatcctgtttctcttcctcttgttttttaacgtttttaacgtttttatatgaaagatttattttaatgttgttactgtttttgaaatattttaattgttcatcgcttctcttgtagtttatttatttcctaatttcctttccttattggggtattttccctgttggagcctttaggcttatagcatcctgcttttccaactacggttgtagctttttgatgatgatgatgatcatcatcattggggtattttccctgttggagcctttaggcttatagcatcctgcttttccaactacggttgtagctttttgatgatgatgatgatgatgatgatgatgatgatgatgatgatcatcatcatcatcatcatcatcatcatcatcatcatcatcataataataataatgataataataaagggattttgacgaaggaaaaatctatttctgtgcgaggaacctgtgtctccgagtgaaatgctcctatagcaccatttctatagtttatatatgacatatctgtttttgacgttgttaatagtttatattggacatatctgttttgacgctgttaccagtttttagaatgatatattgttaatttaatttattctcatttatttatttccttatttcctttcctcactgggcttttcttccctgttggagcccttgggcttatagtatcttgcttttccaactagggttgcagcttggatagtaatgataataatgataatattgctaaatataccagagaaaaaaaggatgcatggaatgccaggaataaacccagctcgctcactctatgagTGTCGGTACAGTATAGTAAAccggggcgtgatagaaccacgaccataggtccctcaccagttagacctctccctcatcaataataataataataataataatgataatgataacaataatgatgatgatgattttgtcaCAAGTTAGCAAAAATGCATTCTTTTTGCATTAATTGGAGAATTGGCATTGCTACTCCATTAGATGTATGTAAGTGTGGTGGTAACTCTAACCCTGGTCATTACAGCTTAATTTTcatgactcccatattatctaaaggttttgaatgtcctttggcaaaacatctaagtAGGTATGCTGAAAATAATAGTATGTTCCTTAGTTTGCAGTTTTTATTTTGTGCATgatgctaataaaaccgggggtaaaaagtaaatatcaagaaaggttgaaaatggcatatgacgaagtgaaagtaagagaaactggtaatttagaggaggagtggaagttagtaaaagaaaattttgttgggattgcaagtgatgtgtgtggcaagaagtttgttggaggccgcatgaggaagggcagtgaatggtggagtgaaggagtgaaggtaaaagtggaagagaaaaagagggcttttgaagaatggctgcagagtaatagtgtagagacgtctgaaaaatatagagagaaaaatgtgggatTAAAGcgtaaggtaagtgaggcaaagagggcagcagacctgaggtggggtcagggattgggtcattcatatgaagagaataagaagtagttttggaaagaagtgaagagagtaaggaaggctggctcaagaattgaagagacagtgaaagatggaaatgtaaggttgttaaaaggagaggaggcaaggaaaaggtgggtggaatattttgaaagtttactgaatgttgaggataatagggaggcagatataatagctgttgcacgtgttgaggtgccggtgatgggagatgagaataagagagagattacaagagaggaagtgagaagagcaccagatgaaatgagagtaggaaaagcatctggtatggatggtgtgagagctgagatgttgaaggaaggtggtgttactgtacttgaatggttggtgagattgtttaatatgtgttttgtttcgtcaatggtaccagtagattgggtttgtgcatgtattgtaccaatatataagggtaagggacatgtggatgagtgttgtaattcaaggggtattagtttgtttagtgtagttggaaaagtgtatggtagagtactgattaataggattaaggataaaacagagaatgcaatcttagaagtacagtgtggttttagaagaggtaggggttgtatgaatgagatatttacagttaggcagatatgcgagaaatatttagcaaaaggtaaggaggtgtatgttgcgtttatggatctgaagaaagcgtatgatagagttgatagggaagcaatgtggaatgtgatgaggttatatggagttggtggaaggttgttgcaagcagtgaaaagtttctacaaaggtagtaaagcatgtgttagggtaggaaatgaagtgagcgattggtttccggtgagagtgggactgagacagggatgtgtgatgtcgccgtggttgttaacttttatgttgatggagtggtgagagaggtgaatgctcgagtggttggacgaggattgaaactggtagacgagaatgaccatgaatgggaggtaaatcaattgttgtttgcggatgatactgtactggttgcagacgcggaagagaagcttggccgattagtgacagaatttggaagggtgtgtgagagaaggaagttgagagttaatgtgggtaagagtaaagttatgagatgtacgagaagggaaggtggtgcgaggttgaatgtcatgttgaatggagagttacttgaggaggtggatcagtttaacccTTTGGCTGCGTAGTGCTGGGAGGATTTTTGTCCCCGAAAAACGTAATTTGCCGGCAAATTTTGAAgtttgtagaaattaatttctaagtaCCCCCTGATATTGGAAACAATGTTTTCCATCTATTCATGACTCTTAAActctatatttttttgttattaacacattttttaccatttttacccaAAAAACGtactttttcaaaaaaattacgaaaattgcATATCATCACAATTGACATGTAAAATGGGTTGGAATatgttttttatgatgaaaaataactaaattaatgaaatatactgaaatattgttatgattatgtacttaaattttgattcaaaactagtacaaattttgttatattttggaaaatatcaaaaattgttaataaaaccagaaaagttatggaagtaaaattttattacaaaaaatatgaaaaaattacaaacaattgacaaaaaagacatatttacttcttttcatccttacatatacatgttttcttataattcatcacagtatgaaaaatttcaaaacagGGGACAACACAAAGAGGAGGGTTTTGTGGGCACTGTTTACAGAAATATGATGTCTGCTTCCTCTTACATGTCCCCTTTCCTTTTTTGCAACATTGAGATGGCAATATTGAACAAACACTACAATTAGGTAGGTACTTCTTATTTTCATACTGAGCAATAAAATGCCTTTCCCCCAAGCGCTTGTTTTCCACCAAGTCCCTAACAACATTCTTTCTTCTTGGCTTTGTGTTATATCCTTCTAACAATCCTTTTATTACCTCTTGTCTAAACACAACCTGGgtcaatttctttctattttgcaaGTTGTAACTAATTTTGGAATTTACAAGAGCAACTTCAATCACAAAATGCCAGAGTGTCTGATACCACTTTTTGCTACGGTGATTGAAGGGGTAGGTTGAGCAGAATTGATCAAAAAGGTCTACCCCTCCCATATATTTATTGTACTGAGCTTGCAAAGATGGTTTATCTACTTCCCTTACccctttcttagattgaatagattTTTTCACTGTACCTGTGGCCCCAACACTCGAAAGGATATTTACTCTACCACTATCTTGCCAAACGACAGCAACCAATTCCTCATCTTTactcttccacattattggtagctgGCCTTTCTTAGGTTTTACTTTTTTCATCTGTGATGGCAAATATTTTCTGTTTGGACGAACTGTCCCACATGCTCCAGTACCTTTACTTCGAAGTTTTTGAAAAAGGGGTACTCCACTAAAAAAGCTGTCCATGTAAACTACATGGCCTTTGTTTTCAAAGCCTTCAAACAAATTTTCTACAACAGATGCACCAAGTCCTTTGCCTTTATTAGAATCTAGCCCCTTCCCTGTGTAAACATCAAATTTCAACAGATAACCAGTCTTAGAGTCACAGAGAGACCAAACCTTAATTCCCCATTTGGTAGGCTTTTTAGGCATGTACTGCTTGAAAAAAAGCCTCCCTTTGAATTTCACCATACTTTCATCTACACTAAAATCTCTACCACTTACATAATATTTAGAATATAGATCTTTCACCATGTCtaaaattggttttattttataAAGTCTGTCATCATTACCATCAACAGAATTATCTGCAAAATGTAGACAGGAACGGATAATTTCATACCTGTCACGTGACATTATATTGGAAAAACCAGGTGTCTCAGTTAGCCAAAACTTTTTAGAAAAGTAGCTTGCTAGACTACTTTTGTGCACTAATCCCATTGCAATTTCAATAGCAATAAATGCTTTTATTTCCCCTGCATCCACATCTCTCCATGCTCTGTACTGTGATCGAGGGGCTAAAGGTTGCATTTTTTCTATCATGTATGCTGCATACCGGTTAGTTTCCACAGCTACATGATCATATATTTCATTAGGAAACAACTTAGAAAAGCATAAAAATGGAGTGCAGTCATCTAAATTTACAGCCCTATTAGTTTCTGAATAAATTGGTATAGACTTTACCTTTATTGGAGGATCTGTGCCTACATTCTTTATATTCACCCATGAATCATCAGTTAGTGTTTTATTCAAGTCATAATCTTCAACTTCTTCATCAGCATCTTCAACTTCTTCATCAGCATCTTCATCTGCGTCTGCTTCATAATCCTCATATAGTTCTTCTTCCCTTTGTACAAATAAATCTTCTGTTTCTGAGTCTTCTTCTGCAAGAATATCAGCAATCTCCCGTTGTGTTGCACACCTCTTCCTTTTTGAAGCCATTATAGGTGAccctgaaagtaaaaaataaaattagcataccctaataaagaaattacatttatagctactagacatatatatatatatatatatatatatatatatatatatatatatatatatatatatatatacatatacatatactgtacatatacatatacatatacacacacacacacatatatatatatatatatatatatatatatatatatatatatatatatatatatatatatatatatatgtatatatatatatatatatatatatatatatatagagagagagagagagagagagagagagagagagagagagagagagagagagagagagagagagagagagagagagaggtgagtagaATGTAGCCTACCGGTAGCCTATGATTTGTCTTTACAATTCGCATATTATCACATATTTGAAGACACTGATATTAGGCCTAGAGTTTATGGTAATATACATCATATTCTACCATTATAATAAGTCCAGGCCTATACACAAAGCCTATCATAACATAATCGAAGTTGGCCAACTTACAGTAAAATAGGCTTACTAGGCTTGAAAGAGATGCCCTTCATATTACCTCCTATTAcaccatatttttcaatatttaacttagccggtgattatatagctgcaactctgttgctcgacagacaactctacggaaaaactcgccagcgatcgctacacaggttgcgggtgtacccaacagcgccatctgtcgaccagatacccagctctcaatgtaaacaaagactcaattttctctctgtcgaggtgtcgacaagacgtactttactcgctgttgctaaactggagtttttcacatctatttggtgaagtactatattctagttttgagctttcgctatgcaggtgttttatcttcatcttaaatcttgaactcgctttggatagatttaattatggtgacaaagagagtatggactttctttcacttttaaatggccgacccttcccttagacggaagtgtgtttaggcttttagtattatcttatcacgttatagattttcctctatatattttatatctctccgcctttattaggcctcttcgattaactttccatttattataaacatataaaaataaattttaatgttttgtttatatgcgacttttcctgagagtaggcggtcctaacttggaaaccgaagttaatcaacgttgagccctttatatcgtaattagcttttaaaga
Coding sequences within:
- the LOC137616763 gene encoding piggyBac transposable element-derived protein 4-like; this translates as MQPLAPRSQYRAWRDVDAGEIKAFIAIEIAMGLVHKSSLASYFSKKFWLTETPGFSNIMSRDRYEIIRSCLHFADNSVDGNDDRLYKIKPILDMVKDLYSKYYVSGRDFSVDESMVKFKGRLFFKQYMPKKPTKWGIKVWSLCDSKTGYLLKFDVYTGKGLDSNKGKGLGASVVENLFEGFENKGHVVYMDSFFSGVPLFQKLRSKGTGACGTVRPNRKYLPSQMKKVKPKKGQLPIMWKSKDEELVAVVWQDSGRVNILSSVGATGTVKKSIQSKKGVREVDKPSLQAQYNKYMGGVDLFDQFCSTYPFNHRSKKWYQTLWHFVIEVALVNSKISYNLQNRKKLTQVVFRQEVIKGLLEGYNTKPRRKNVVRDLVENKRLGERHFIAQYENKKYLPNCSVCSILPSQCCKKGKGTCKRKQTSYFCKQCPQNPPLCVVPCFEIFHTVMNYKKTCICKDEKK